One genomic region from Ornithinicoccus hortensis encodes:
- the rplW gene encoding 50S ribosomal protein L23: protein MSTEINAAQTTKDPRDVLIAPVVSEKSYALLDQGKYTFLVDPRCNKTEIKKAVEDIFGVKVSSVHTMNRKGKARRTRFGVGKRKDTKRAIVTLREGSIDIFGTL from the coding sequence GTGAGCACCGAGATCAACGCAGCCCAGACCACGAAGGACCCGCGCGACGTGCTGATCGCACCCGTCGTGTCCGAGAAGTCGTACGCGCTGCTGGACCAGGGCAAGTACACCTTCCTGGTGGACCCCCGTTGCAACAAGACGGAGATCAAGAAGGCCGTGGAGGACATCTTCGGCGTCAAGGTCTCGTCGGTCCACACGATGAACCGCAAGGGCAAGGCGCGCCGCACCCGCTTCGGGGTCGGCAAGCGCAAGGACACCAAGCGCGCCATCGTGACTCTCCGCGAAGGCAGCATCGACATCTTCGGCACCCTCTGA
- the rplB gene encoding 50S ribosomal protein L2, which produces MAIRKYKPTTPGRRGSSVADFVEVTRSTPEKSLVRPLTKSGGRNASGRITTRHIGGGHKRAYRVIDFRRADKDGVPAKVAHIEYDPNRTARIALLHYADGTKRYIIAPNRLKQGDPIEQGPAADIKPGNNLPLRNIPVGTVIHAVELKPGGGARIARSAGTRVQLVAKEGAYAQLRMPSGEIRNVDARCRATIGEVGNAEQSNINWGKAGRMRWKGKRPTVRGVVMNPVDHPHGGGEGKTSGGRHPVSPWGQPEGRTRRPNKPSDKLIVRRRKTGKKR; this is translated from the coding sequence ATGGCTATCCGTAAGTACAAGCCGACTACGCCGGGCCGTCGCGGCTCCAGCGTGGCCGACTTTGTCGAGGTGACCCGCTCCACGCCGGAGAAGTCGCTGGTCCGTCCGCTCACCAAGTCCGGCGGCCGCAACGCCTCCGGCCGGATCACCACCCGTCACATCGGTGGTGGCCACAAGCGGGCCTACCGCGTGATCGACTTCCGTCGCGCCGACAAGGACGGCGTGCCCGCGAAGGTCGCGCACATCGAGTACGACCCGAACCGCACCGCGCGGATCGCGCTGCTGCACTACGCCGACGGCACGAAGCGCTACATCATCGCGCCGAACCGGCTGAAGCAGGGCGACCCGATCGAGCAGGGCCCGGCCGCGGACATCAAGCCCGGCAACAACCTGCCGCTGCGCAACATCCCGGTCGGTACCGTCATCCACGCCGTCGAGCTCAAGCCCGGCGGCGGGGCCCGGATCGCCCGCTCCGCCGGCACCCGGGTGCAGCTGGTGGCCAAGGAAGGCGCCTACGCCCAGTTGCGGATGCCCTCGGGCGAGATCCGCAACGTGGACGCCCGGTGCCGCGCCACCATCGGTGAGGTCGGCAACGCCGAGCAGTCCAACATCAACTGGGGCAAGGCCGGCCGTATGCGGTGGAAGGGCAAGCGCCCGACCGTCCGTGGTGTCGTCATGAACCCGGTCGACCACCCGCACGGTGGTGGTGAGGGTAAGACCTCCGGTGGCCGTCACCCGGTGAGCCCGTGGGGCCAGCCGGAGGGCCGCACCCGCCGTCCGAACAAGCCCAGCGACAAGCTCATCGTGCGTCGCCGCAAGACCGGCAAGAAGCGCTGA
- the rpsS gene encoding 30S ribosomal protein S19: MPRSLKKGPFVDDHLVKKVDAQNEAGTKTVIKTWSRRSMITPDMLGHTLAVHDGRKHVPVFVTESMVGHKLGEFAPTRTFKGHEKDDRKARRR, from the coding sequence ATGCCTCGCAGTCTGAAGAAGGGTCCCTTCGTGGACGACCACCTAGTCAAGAAGGTGGATGCGCAGAACGAAGCCGGCACCAAGACCGTCATCAAGACCTGGTCCCGCCGGTCGATGATCACCCCCGACATGCTCGGCCACACGTTGGCCGTGCACGACGGCCGCAAGCACGTCCCGGTCTTCGTGACCGAGTCGATGGTCGGCCACAAGCTGGGTGAGTTTGCTCCGACCCGGACCTTCAAGGGTCACGAGAAGGACGACCGGAAGGCACGTCGCCGCTGA
- the rplV gene encoding 50S ribosomal protein L22, with product MEAKAQARFVRVTPQKARRVVDLIRGKQAEEAKAMLQFAPQSASEPILKVLNSAIANARFQADQTATAFDERQLVVKAAFVDEGPTMKRFRPRAQGRASRILKRTSHITVLVGQTEQVKGGAR from the coding sequence ATGGAAGCCAAGGCGCAGGCGCGGTTCGTCCGTGTCACGCCCCAGAAGGCCCGCCGCGTCGTGGACCTGATCCGTGGCAAGCAGGCCGAGGAGGCCAAGGCGATGCTGCAGTTCGCCCCCCAGTCGGCCAGCGAGCCGATCCTGAAGGTGCTGAACAGCGCGATCGCGAACGCCCGGTTCCAGGCCGACCAGACCGCGACCGCCTTCGACGAGCGTCAGCTCGTGGTCAAGGCCGCGTTCGTGGACGAGGGGCCGACCATGAAGCGGTTCCGTCCGCGGGCGCAGGGTCGGGCGAGCCGGATCCTCAAGCGCACCAGTCACATCACCGTGCTGGTCGGACAGACCGAGCAGGTCAAGGGAGGTGCCCGCTGA
- the rpsC gene encoding 30S ribosomal protein S3, translated as MGQKINPYGYRLGITTDHVSRWFADSTKEGQRYRDYVKEDVAIRELMSTGMDRAGISKVEIERTRDRVRVDIHTARPGIVIGRRGAEADRIRGELEKLTGKQVQLNILEVKNPEVDAQLVAQGIAEQLAARVTFRRAMRKGMQTALRAGAKGIRIQCSGRLGGAEMSRSEFYREGRVPLHTLRANIDYGFYEARTTFGRIGVKVWIYKGDLTAKELAREQAAAPSRPGRPRRDGDRPNRGRRGERGDRRGGERSDAQQPTAAAPEAPAAEATPASSEGEQS; from the coding sequence ATGGGGCAGAAGATCAACCCGTACGGCTACCGCCTGGGCATTACCACCGACCACGTGAGCCGCTGGTTCGCCGACTCCACCAAGGAGGGTCAGCGTTACCGCGACTACGTCAAGGAAGACGTGGCGATCCGCGAGCTGATGTCGACCGGCATGGACCGGGCCGGCATCTCCAAGGTCGAGATCGAGCGCACCCGCGACCGGGTCCGCGTCGACATCCACACCGCCCGGCCGGGCATCGTCATCGGCCGCCGCGGCGCGGAGGCCGACCGCATCCGCGGTGAGCTGGAGAAGCTCACCGGCAAGCAGGTGCAGCTGAACATCCTCGAGGTAAAGAACCCCGAGGTCGACGCCCAGCTCGTCGCCCAGGGCATCGCCGAGCAGCTCGCTGCCCGCGTGACCTTCCGCCGGGCGATGCGCAAGGGTATGCAGACCGCGCTGCGGGCCGGTGCCAAGGGCATCCGGATCCAGTGCTCCGGTCGTCTCGGCGGCGCCGAGATGTCGCGCTCGGAGTTCTACCGCGAGGGTCGGGTGCCGCTGCACACGCTCCGCGCGAACATCGACTACGGCTTCTACGAGGCCCGCACCACCTTCGGCCGGATCGGCGTCAAGGTGTGGATCTACAAGGGTGACCTGACCGCCAAGGAGCTCGCCCGCGAGCAGGCCGCGGCCCCGTCGCGCCCGGGTCGTCCCCGCCGGGACGGCGACCGCCCGAACCGTGGCCGCCGCGGTGAGCGTGGCGACCGTCGTGGTGGCGAGCGCAGCGACGCCCAGCAGCCGACCGCGGCAGCCCCGGAGGCCCCGGCCGCCGAGGCCACCCCGGCCAGCAGTGAGGGAGAGCAGTCCTGA
- the rplP gene encoding 50S ribosomal protein L16 translates to MLIPRRVKHRKQHHPKRTGVAKGGTAIAFGDYGIQALEPAYVTNRQIESARIAMTRYIKRGGKVWINIYPDRPLTKKPAETRMGSGKGSPEWWVANVKPGRVMFELSGVTEETAREAMRLAMHKLPMKCRFVAREGGDN, encoded by the coding sequence ATGTTGATTCCCCGTCGAGTCAAGCACCGCAAGCAGCACCACCCGAAGCGGACCGGTGTTGCCAAGGGTGGGACCGCGATCGCGTTCGGTGACTACGGCATCCAGGCCCTGGAGCCCGCCTACGTCACGAACCGGCAGATCGAGTCCGCCCGTATCGCGATGACCCGTTACATCAAGCGTGGCGGAAAGGTCTGGATCAACATCTACCCGGACCGCCCGCTGACCAAGAAGCCGGCCGAGACCCGGATGGGTTCCGGTAAGGGCTCGCCCGAGTGGTGGGTCGCCAACGTGAAGCCGGGCCGTGTCATGTTCGAGCTCTCCGGAGTCACCGAGGAGACGGCCCGCGAGGCGATGCGCCTGGCGATGCACAAGTTGCCGATGAAGTGCCGCTTCGTCGCGCGTGAAGGTGGTGACAACTGA
- the rpmC gene encoding 50S ribosomal protein L29, protein MAFGSKNLTPEQLRGLEDEPLADALAEAKKELFNLRFQTATGQLESHGRLRAVRKDIARIYTEMRERELGIGRDAAEQAEDTNDTTTEKVG, encoded by the coding sequence ATGGCTTTCGGGAGCAAGAACCTGACGCCCGAGCAGCTGCGTGGTCTCGAGGACGAGCCGCTGGCGGACGCCCTGGCCGAGGCCAAGAAGGAGCTGTTCAACCTGCGCTTCCAGACGGCCACCGGCCAGCTGGAGAGCCACGGCCGGCTCCGTGCGGTCCGCAAGGACATCGCCCGGATCTACACCGAGATGCGGGAGCGCGAGCTCGGCATCGGTCGGGACGCGGCCGAGCAGGCTGAAGACACGAACGACACCACGACCGAGAAGGTTGGCTGA
- the rpsQ gene encoding 30S ribosomal protein S17, translating to MSETSQPAEATAAAQTDATTRNYRKLRQGYVVSDKMDKTVVVLVEDRVKHALYGKVLRRSTRVKAHDEANAAGVGDLVQIMETRPLSATKRWRVVEILEKAK from the coding sequence ATGAGCGAGACTTCGCAGCCCGCTGAGGCGACTGCCGCCGCGCAGACCGACGCCACCACCCGCAACTACCGCAAGCTCCGCCAGGGGTACGTGGTGAGCGACAAGATGGACAAGACCGTCGTGGTGCTCGTCGAGGACCGGGTCAAGCACGCCCTGTACGGCAAGGTCCTGCGGCGAAGCACCCGGGTCAAGGCGCACGACGAGGCCAACGCGGCCGGCGTGGGCGACCTGGTGCAGATCATGGAGACCCGCCCGCTCAGCGCGACCAAGCGCTGGCGCGTGGTGGAGATCCTGGAGAAGGCCAAGTAG
- the rplN gene encoding 50S ribosomal protein L14, producing MIQQESRLRVADNTGAKEILCIRVLGGSGRRYAGIGDTIVATVKDAIPGGNVKKGDVVKAVIVRTRKERRRPDGSYIRFDENAAVILKADGDPRGTRIFGPVGRELRDKKYMKIVSLAPEVI from the coding sequence GTGATCCAGCAGGAGTCGCGACTGCGCGTCGCGGACAACACCGGTGCGAAGGAGATCCTCTGCATCCGCGTGCTCGGTGGCTCCGGCCGCCGTTACGCGGGCATCGGTGACACCATCGTGGCGACCGTCAAGGACGCCATCCCCGGCGGCAACGTCAAGAAGGGTGACGTCGTCAAGGCGGTCATCGTGCGTACCCGCAAGGAGCGGCGCCGTCCCGACGGCAGCTACATCCGCTTCGACGAGAACGCTGCGGTGATCCTCAAGGCCGACGGCGACCCCCGTGGCACCCGCATCTTCGGCCCGGTGGGCCGCGAGCTGCGTGACAAGAAGTACATGAAGATCGTGTCCCTCGCTCCCGAGGTGATCTGA
- the rplX gene encoding 50S ribosomal protein L24, with protein MAKMKIKKNDLVQVISGRKQDKGGDRGKQGRVIAVYPETNRVLVEGVNRVTKHTKAGSSQGMSSGGIQVMEAPIHVSNVALVDPETKSPTRIRTRLEQVDRDGKTKTQRTRVSVRSGKDL; from the coding sequence ATGGCGAAGATGAAGATCAAGAAGAACGACCTGGTCCAGGTGATCAGCGGCCGCAAGCAGGACAAGGGCGGCGACCGGGGCAAGCAGGGTCGTGTCATCGCGGTCTACCCCGAGACCAACCGCGTGCTGGTCGAGGGTGTCAACCGGGTCACCAAGCACACCAAGGCCGGTAGCAGCCAGGGCATGAGCTCCGGCGGCATCCAGGTCATGGAGGCCCCCATCCACGTGAGCAACGTCGCGCTGGTGGACCCGGAGACCAAGTCGCCGACCCGCATCCGCACCCGTCTGGAGCAGGTCGACCGGGACGGCAAGACCAAGACGCAGCGCACCCGCGTTTCGGTGCGTTCGGGTAAGGACCTCTGA
- the rplE gene encoding 50S ribosomal protein L5, with translation MSTTTETTTAAQPRLKARYASEIKPALAQEFSFANPMQVPGVVKITVNMGVGDAARDSKLIEGAIRDLATITGQKPAVTKARKSIAQFKLREGMPIGAHVTLRGDRMWEFLDRLLSLALPRIRDFRGLSPKQFDGNGNYTFGLNEQSMFHEIDQDKIDRVRGMDITIVTTANNDDEGRALLRHLGFPFKEN, from the coding sequence ATGAGCACCACGACCGAGACCACGACCGCGGCCCAGCCGCGCCTGAAGGCCCGTTACGCCAGCGAGATCAAGCCGGCCCTGGCCCAGGAGTTCTCCTTCGCCAACCCGATGCAGGTGCCGGGGGTCGTCAAGATCACCGTCAACATGGGTGTCGGGGACGCCGCGCGCGACAGCAAGCTGATCGAGGGCGCGATCCGTGACCTGGCGACGATCACCGGCCAGAAGCCGGCGGTCACCAAGGCCCGCAAGTCGATCGCACAGTTCAAGCTGCGCGAGGGTATGCCGATCGGCGCCCACGTGACGCTGCGCGGCGACCGCATGTGGGAGTTCCTGGACCGGCTGCTGTCCCTGGCGCTGCCCCGGATCCGCGACTTCCGCGGCCTGTCCCCGAAGCAGTTCGACGGGAACGGCAACTACACCTTCGGTCTCAACGAGCAGTCGATGTTCCACGAGATCGACCAGGACAAGATCGACCGCGTGCGGGGGATGGACATCACCATCGTCACCACCGCCAACAACGACGACGAGGGCCGGGCGCTGCTGCGTCACTTGGGCTTCCCGTTCAAGGAGAACTGA
- a CDS encoding type Z 30S ribosomal protein S14 — protein sequence MAKTALIQKANRKPKFKVRGYTRCQRCGRPHSVYRKFGLCRICLREMAHRGELPGVTKSSW from the coding sequence GTGGCCAAGACCGCCCTGATCCAGAAGGCGAACCGCAAGCCGAAGTTCAAGGTCCGCGGCTACACCCGCTGCCAGCGGTGTGGTCGTCCCCACTCCGTCTACCGCAAGTTCGGCCTGTGCCGGATCTGCCTGCGGGAGATGGCGCACCGGGGCGAACTGCCCGGCGTGACCAAGTCCAGCTGGTAA
- the rpsH gene encoding 30S ribosomal protein S8, whose product MTMTDPIADMLTRIRNANSAHKDSVSMPFSKLKSHICEILQAEGYIGGWTVEDAEVGQTLVIDLKYGPNRERSIAGVRRVSKPGLRVYAKSTNLPRVLGGLGVAILSTSSGLLTDKQAAEKGVGGEVLAYVW is encoded by the coding sequence ATGACAATGACCGACCCGATCGCGGACATGCTGACCCGCATCCGGAACGCCAACTCGGCGCACAAGGATTCCGTCAGCATGCCGTTCTCCAAGTTGAAGTCCCACATCTGCGAGATCCTCCAGGCGGAGGGTTACATCGGCGGCTGGACCGTCGAGGACGCCGAGGTGGGCCAGACCCTGGTGATCGACCTCAAGTACGGCCCCAACCGGGAGCGCTCCATCGCCGGTGTGCGACGCGTCTCCAAGCCGGGCCTGCGGGTCTACGCCAAGTCCACCAACCTGCCGCGCGTGCTCGGCGGCCTGGGTGTGGCGATCCTGTCCACCTCCTCCGGCTTGTTGACCGACAAGCAGGCGGCCGAGAAGGGCGTGGGTGGGGAAGTCCTCGCCTACGTCTGGTGA
- the rplF gene encoding 50S ribosomal protein L6, translating to MSRIGRLPVTVPGGVDVAIEGRNVTVKGPKGQLQHTVAEPITVDKAEDGSVAVSRPDDERESRSLHGLTRSLIANMVEGVTNGYTKKLEIHGTGYRVVAKGSNLEFALGYSHPILVEAPEGISFQVENPTRFSVSGIDKQQVGEVAANIRKLRKPDPYKGKGVRYEGEHIRRKVGKAGK from the coding sequence ATGTCTCGAATCGGACGACTTCCGGTCACCGTGCCCGGCGGCGTCGACGTGGCCATCGAGGGCCGCAACGTCACCGTCAAGGGCCCGAAGGGCCAGTTGCAGCACACGGTCGCCGAGCCGATCACGGTCGACAAGGCCGAGGACGGCTCCGTGGCGGTCTCCCGACCGGACGACGAGCGCGAGTCCCGCAGCCTGCACGGGCTGACCCGCAGCCTCATCGCCAACATGGTCGAGGGTGTCACCAACGGCTACACCAAGAAGCTGGAGATCCACGGCACCGGTTACCGCGTCGTGGCCAAGGGCTCGAACCTGGAGTTCGCGCTGGGCTACTCGCACCCGATCCTGGTCGAGGCCCCCGAGGGCATCTCCTTCCAGGTCGAGAACCCGACCCGGTTCTCCGTCTCCGGCATCGACAAGCAGCAGGTCGGTGAGGTGGCTGCGAACATCCGCAAGCTGCGCAAGCCCGACCCGTACAAGGGCAAGGGTGTGCGCTACGAGGGTGAGCACATCCGCCGCAAGGTCGGAAAGGCTGGTAAGTAA
- the rplR gene encoding 50S ribosomal protein L18: MAKITKRPKGKIAARGRRHLRLRKKVTGTAARPRLVVNRSSRHVFVQVVDDSTSKTLASASTMEADLRQLEGDKTAKAKRVGELVAERAKAAGIEAVVFDRGGNRYAGRVAAIADGAREGGLSL, encoded by the coding sequence ATGGCAAAGATCACCAAGCGCCCCAAGGGCAAGATCGCCGCGCGCGGTCGTCGCCACCTGCGCCTGCGCAAGAAGGTCACCGGCACGGCTGCCCGTCCCCGCCTGGTCGTGAACCGCTCCTCGCGGCACGTCTTCGTCCAGGTCGTGGACGACTCCACCAGCAAGACGCTGGCCTCCGCCTCGACCATGGAGGCGGACCTGCGTCAGCTCGAGGGTGACAAGACCGCCAAGGCCAAGCGGGTCGGCGAGCTCGTCGCCGAGCGCGCCAAGGCCGCCGGCATCGAGGCCGTCGTCTTCGACCGGGGCGGCAACCGGTACGCCGGTCGCGTCGCCGCGATCGCCGACGGCGCCCGCGAGGGTGGGCTGTCCCTGTGA
- the rpsE gene encoding 30S ribosomal protein S5, whose amino-acid sequence MADFQRRGAGDSNADSGRGGRDRRDNRDRDNRRGGRDDDRNQYLERVVTINRVAKVVKGGRRFSFTALVVVGDGDGTVGVGYGKAKEVPAAISKGVEEAKKNFFRVPRIAGTIPHPVQGEAAAGVVMLRPASPGTGVIAGGPVRAVLECAGIQDVLSKSLGSDNAINIVHAAVQALKELETPEAVAARRGLSLEHVAPAAMLKARAEAGA is encoded by the coding sequence ATGGCTGACTTCCAGCGTCGAGGGGCCGGCGACTCCAACGCCGACTCCGGTCGCGGCGGCCGAGACCGTCGTGACAACCGTGACCGCGACAACCGTCGCGGTGGCCGTGACGACGACCGCAACCAGTACCTGGAGCGCGTCGTCACCATCAACCGTGTCGCCAAGGTCGTCAAGGGTGGTCGTCGCTTCAGCTTCACCGCTCTCGTCGTCGTCGGCGACGGAGACGGCACCGTGGGTGTCGGCTACGGCAAGGCCAAGGAGGTGCCGGCCGCGATCTCCAAGGGTGTCGAGGAAGCCAAGAAGAACTTCTTCCGCGTGCCCCGGATCGCCGGCACCATCCCGCACCCGGTGCAGGGTGAGGCCGCTGCCGGTGTCGTCATGCTCCGTCCCGCCAGCCCCGGTACCGGTGTCATCGCCGGTGGCCCGGTCCGCGCGGTCCTGGAGTGCGCCGGCATCCAGGACGTGCTGAGCAAGTCGCTGGGCTCCGACAACGCCATCAACATCGTGCACGCCGCGGTGCAGGCGCTGAAGGAGCTGGAGACCCCGGAGGCCGTGGCCGCACGCCGCGGGCTCTCCCTCGAGCACGTCGCCCCGGCGGCCATGCTCAAGGCTCGTGCAGAGGCGGGTGCGTGA
- the rpmD gene encoding 50S ribosomal protein L30, protein MAQLKVTQIKSEIGGKQMHRETLRSLGLKRIGQTVIKEDRPEFRGMVRSVRHLVTVEEVD, encoded by the coding sequence ATGGCGCAGCTCAAGGTGACCCAGATCAAGTCGGAGATCGGTGGCAAGCAGATGCACCGGGAGACGTTACGCTCCCTGGGCCTGAAGCGCATCGGTCAGACCGTCATCAAGGAGGACCGCCCCGAGTTCCGGGGGATGGTCCGCTCGGTTCGCCACCTGGTGACCGTTGAGGAGGTTGACTGA
- the rplO gene encoding 50S ribosomal protein L15, whose protein sequence is MADTTAKTEGRAGSSALKVHHLRPAPGAKTAKTRVGRGEASKGKTAGRGTKGTKARYQVPARFEGGQTPLHMRLPKLRGFKNRFKVSYQVVNLDKIAQLYPEGGEVTVESLVAKGAVRKGQPVKVLGEGEIAVAVTVTADKFSASAQEKIQAAGGSITATGV, encoded by the coding sequence ATGGCTGACACCACGGCCAAGACCGAGGGGCGGGCGGGAAGCTCCGCGCTGAAGGTCCACCACCTGCGTCCGGCCCCCGGCGCCAAGACCGCGAAGACCCGTGTCGGTCGCGGTGAGGCGTCCAAGGGCAAGACCGCGGGTCGCGGCACCAAGGGCACCAAGGCCCGCTACCAGGTGCCGGCCCGCTTCGAGGGTGGGCAGACCCCGCTGCACATGCGGCTGCCCAAGCTGCGCGGGTTCAAGAACCGGTTCAAGGTGAGCTACCAGGTCGTGAACCTGGACAAGATCGCCCAGCTGTACCCGGAGGGTGGCGAGGTGACCGTCGAGTCGCTCGTCGCCAAGGGCGCGGTCCGCAAGGGCCAGCCGGTCAAGGTCCTCGGCGAGGGCGAGATCGCCGTCGCCGTCACCGTGACCGCGGACAAGTTCTCCGCCTCCGCCCAGGAGAAGATCCAGGCGGCCGGCGGCTCGATCACCGCCACCGGGGTCTGA
- the secY gene encoding preprotein translocase subunit SecY, whose amino-acid sequence MLSAFVRAFKTPDLRKKILFTLGILAVFRLGSTIPSPGIDYGLVQQCANLAQQTNSVLGLANLFSGGALLQLSIFALGVMPYITAAIIVQLLTVVIPKFEELKKEGSAGQTKMTQYTRYLTIGLAVLQSSTLVTFARNPSSLFGPTCSTVMPDDGVVVILLMVLTMTAGTGLIMWLGEQITEHGVGNGMSLLIFTAIAAGFPGSLAVIQQRSWSTFALVMVMGLCIMALVVFVEQCQRRVPVQYAKRMIGRRQYGGTSTYIPLKLNMANVIPIIFASSILMLPTLIAQFNTPSDPTQAPPGWVTAINTYFGMGIAGQDTHWVYMALYVTLIIFFTFFYVGVTFNPVDVADNMKKYGGFIPGIRAGRPTAEYLQYVINRITTPGAIYLAALSLIPLIAFNILGTSQDFPFGGASILIIVGVGLQTVKQIESQLQQHDYEGFLR is encoded by the coding sequence GTGCTTTCCGCCTTTGTGCGGGCGTTCAAGACGCCTGATCTTCGCAAGAAGATCCTGTTCACCCTAGGCATCCTTGCGGTGTTCCGGCTGGGCTCCACCATCCCCTCCCCGGGGATCGACTACGGGCTGGTGCAGCAGTGCGCCAACCTGGCCCAGCAGACCAACTCGGTCCTCGGCCTGGCCAACCTGTTCAGTGGTGGCGCGCTCCTGCAGCTGTCGATCTTCGCGCTCGGCGTGATGCCCTACATCACCGCGGCGATCATCGTGCAGCTGCTCACCGTGGTCATCCCGAAGTTCGAGGAGCTGAAGAAGGAGGGCTCCGCGGGCCAGACCAAGATGACGCAGTACACCCGATACCTGACCATCGGTCTGGCGGTCCTGCAGTCCTCCACGCTGGTCACCTTCGCGCGCAACCCCTCCTCGCTGTTCGGCCCGACCTGTTCCACCGTGATGCCCGACGACGGCGTCGTGGTGATCCTGCTGATGGTGCTGACCATGACGGCGGGCACCGGCCTGATCATGTGGCTGGGTGAGCAGATCACCGAGCACGGGGTCGGCAACGGCATGTCGCTGCTGATCTTCACCGCCATCGCGGCCGGCTTCCCCGGCTCGCTGGCGGTCATCCAGCAGCGCTCCTGGAGCACCTTCGCGCTGGTGATGGTGATGGGTCTGTGCATCATGGCCCTGGTCGTCTTCGTGGAGCAGTGCCAGCGGCGCGTCCCGGTGCAGTACGCCAAGCGGATGATCGGTCGGCGCCAGTACGGCGGCACCTCCACCTACATCCCGCTCAAGCTGAACATGGCGAACGTGATCCCGATCATCTTCGCCAGCTCGATCCTGATGCTGCCCACCCTGATCGCGCAGTTCAACACCCCGTCGGACCCGACGCAGGCACCGCCCGGCTGGGTCACCGCGATCAACACCTATTTCGGCATGGGGATCGCCGGGCAGGACACGCACTGGGTCTACATGGCGCTCTACGTGACCCTGATCATCTTCTTCACCTTCTTCTACGTCGGCGTGACCTTCAACCCGGTCGACGTCGCCGACAACATGAAGAAGTACGGCGGCTTCATCCCGGGCATCCGGGCCGGCCGACCCACCGCCGAGTACCTGCAGTACGTCATCAACCGGATCACCACCCCCGGTGCGATCTACCTGGCCGCGCTGTCGCTGATCCCGTTGATCGCGTTCAACATCCTCGGCACCAGCCAGGACTTCCCCTTCGGTGGCGCCTCGATCCTGATTATCGTGGGTGTCGGGTTGCAGACGGTGAAGCAGATCGAGTCCCAGCTCCAGCAGCACGACTATGAAGGGTTCCTCCGCTGA
- a CDS encoding adenylate kinase → MRMIILGPPGAGKGTQAALIAENRGIPAISTGDIFRANIQGETELGLQVKEILASGGYVPDEVTNAIVRDRLAQADAASGFLLDGYPRTPGQVEALDEMLAEQGHSLDLVLELTVDTDEVVGRLLQRAQEQGRADDTEEVIRKRMDIYAEETAPLAAIYSERNLVKQVDGMGSVDEVTARITTLLDQAGTAPA, encoded by the coding sequence ATGCGCATGATCATCCTCGGCCCCCCCGGGGCCGGTAAGGGCACCCAGGCCGCACTCATCGCCGAGAACCGGGGCATCCCGGCCATCTCGACCGGAGACATCTTCCGCGCCAACATCCAGGGCGAGACCGAGCTCGGCCTGCAGGTGAAGGAGATCCTGGCCTCCGGCGGGTACGTCCCCGACGAGGTCACCAACGCCATCGTCCGGGACCGGCTGGCCCAGGCGGATGCCGCGAGTGGCTTCCTGCTGGACGGCTACCCGCGCACCCCCGGGCAGGTCGAGGCGCTGGACGAGATGCTCGCCGAGCAGGGCCACTCCCTGGACCTGGTGCTGGAGCTCACGGTGGACACCGACGAGGTCGTCGGGCGCCTGTTGCAGCGCGCCCAGGAGCAGGGGCGTGCGGACGACACCGAGGAGGTCATCCGCAAGCGGATGGACATCTACGCCGAGGAGACCGCGCCGCTGGCCGCGATCTACTCCGAGCGCAACCTGGTCAAGCAGGTCGACGGCATGGGCAGCGTCGACGAGGTCACCGCACGGATCACCACGTTGCTGGACCAGGCCGGCACCGCCCCCGCCTGA